In the Vitis vinifera cultivar Pinot Noir 40024 chromosome 2, ASM3070453v1 genome, one interval contains:
- the LOC104882480 gene encoding verprolin, with amino-acid sequence MAKTRGGLSASPSSPMPRPQQSAIGGASSLPAQDPTIPPSKGGTPSQRRYPTRRPPTDPVPPVNQSKRPASRPPAKRTKFSGSGEPSQASQAEPPTEESQIPVGIPLETIIRCPMIAGPPMEGNLDCRDRSFHSETYFDIEGAIGARHIVEALRIPYEPVTRADFKEWSSFSQTDMGAPTVPAPHGPPLMPPPPEIPQDEQLPQAQQDEILTNTTPSAPTAHTSMHIPEDIHPTSPITQGAPPVILATPAPPPSSKPNVTVSLTEFRGLIQQHLSMQTPLGHDRSGPSEPLVPDEETIPIEQPISADEIRAEPSHDPTTI; translated from the exons ATGGCAAAGACTAGAGGAGGCCTTTCCGCATCCCCATCCTCGCCGATGCCTCGACCACAGCAATCCGCCATTGGAGGTGCCAGTTCGCTACCTGCTCAGGACCCGACCATTCCCCCATCTAAGGGGGGAACCCCTTCTCAGCGCCGATACCCCACCAGGAGGCCACCCACTGACCCTGTGCCACCCGTCAATCAATCCAAGAGGCCTGCTTCTCGGCCACCTGCAAAGAGAACCAAGTTCTCGGGTTCTGGAGAGCCATCCCAAGCGTCTCAGGCAGAGCCGCCTACAGAGGAATCTCAGATTCCTGTAGGGATTCCTCTTGAGACCATCATCAGGTGTCCTATGATTGCCGGACCACCGATGGAGGGCAACCTGGATTGCAGAGATCGATCCTTCCACTCCGAGACCTACTTTGATATCgag ggtgccattggagctcgcCACATTGTTGAGGCCCTccgtataccttatgagcctgtGACTCGGGCAGACTTCAAGGAGTGGTCCTCATTTTCTCAGACGGACATG GGAGCCCCAACTGTGCCTGCACCTCACGGACCCCCACTTATGCCCCCACCTCCAGAGATACCCCAAGATGAGCAGCTacctcaggcccagcaggatgagattctcacaaACACTACACCTTCTGCCCCTACAGCACACACCTCAATGCATATCCCTGAGGATATACATCCTACTTCTCCTATCACTCAGGGTGCTCCACCAGTCATACTAGCtaccccagcacctcctccttcatctaAGCCCAATGTCACCGTTTCTCttacggaattcagaggctta atcCAGCAGCATTTGAGTATGCAGACACCTCttgggcatgataggtctggaccatccgagcctctagtACCAGATGAGGAGACCATACCAATTGAGCAGCCCATATCAGCTGAcgagatcagagcagagccatcacatgatcCCACTACTATCtaa